In Gracilimonas sp., a single window of DNA contains:
- a CDS encoding RidA family protein: MLSCTLEKHLPAQKKVIHTENAPASVGVYSQAIQVGNVLYLSGQIGLVPETRELAGNDLESQTHQTLQNIEAVLEAAGFTMADIVKAQVFLDDMDDYEAFNEIYVQYFTEEPPARAVVEVSRIPLAAKVEIMAEAVK, translated from the coding sequence ATGCTTTCTTGTACGCTGGAAAAACACCTCCCCGCTCAAAAGAAAGTTATTCATACAGAAAATGCCCCTGCTTCGGTTGGGGTGTATTCACAGGCCATACAGGTTGGGAACGTGTTGTATCTCTCCGGACAGATTGGTTTGGTTCCTGAAACCCGTGAATTGGCCGGGAATGATCTGGAATCTCAAACCCATCAAACTTTACAGAATATTGAAGCCGTTTTGGAAGCTGCGGGATTCACGATGGCTGATATTGTTAAAGCCCAGGTCTTCCTGGATGACATGGATGATTACGAAGCTTTCAACGAAATCTATGTTCAGTATTTTACCGAAGAACCGCCCGCCCGGGCTGTAGTAGAAGTGAGTCGTATTCCGCTGGCTGCTAAAGTGGAAATAATGGCGGAGGCTGTAAAGTAA
- a CDS encoding amidohydrolase, with product MSDLQDVINLRRTLHRYPELSKQEFETSKRISEFMQQFDPDEEISVAGTGKMFVFEGKEPGETIFFRCELDALPIQEHSPNLAYRSSIDGVSHLCGHDGHMAIIAYLGKLISENRPQKGKVVLLFQPAEETYLGAKDMVKSPEFHALSPDYMFALHNIPGVSKNKILVKEGSFAAASCGITINLEGRTSHAAEPEKGNPPYPAGTKIIEEIQELTRTKKGFKSHVISTLIYIRMGEISFGISPSSLEMGITLRAYENKDLNLLCKKAEEIIEKHAHDFALEFSHSYSEIYPATENAPVCVQMITEAAKSNGLDVDQMENPNNWSEDFAYYTATNKGAQFGFGSGEDIPPLHNPNYDFPDDLIEPAANVFFQIYKNRLM from the coding sequence ATGTCTGACCTTCAGGATGTCATCAACCTTCGCCGAACCCTGCACCGGTATCCCGAACTTTCGAAACAGGAGTTCGAGACTTCGAAACGCATTTCTGAATTCATGCAGCAATTTGATCCGGATGAGGAGATTTCCGTGGCCGGAACGGGGAAAATGTTTGTATTTGAAGGGAAAGAACCGGGAGAAACCATTTTTTTTCGATGCGAACTTGATGCTTTGCCCATACAGGAGCATTCCCCCAACTTAGCCTATAGATCTTCCATTGACGGGGTGTCTCACCTGTGCGGACATGACGGACATATGGCTATTATCGCTTATCTGGGAAAACTTATCTCTGAAAACCGGCCTCAAAAGGGGAAAGTCGTATTGCTCTTTCAGCCTGCGGAAGAAACTTACCTGGGAGCAAAAGATATGGTAAAATCTCCGGAGTTTCACGCCCTTTCCCCTGATTATATGTTTGCCCTTCATAACATCCCGGGCGTGTCCAAGAATAAGATACTAGTGAAAGAAGGAAGTTTTGCAGCAGCCTCCTGCGGAATAACTATTAACCTTGAGGGACGAACATCGCACGCCGCCGAACCTGAAAAGGGGAATCCTCCTTATCCTGCCGGTACTAAAATTATTGAAGAAATTCAGGAGCTCACCCGAACAAAAAAAGGGTTTAAAAGCCATGTCATTTCCACCTTAATCTATATTCGAATGGGAGAAATTTCATTTGGAATCTCTCCCTCCAGTCTGGAAATGGGGATTACGCTCCGTGCTTATGAAAATAAAGATTTGAATTTGCTCTGCAAAAAAGCGGAAGAAATAATAGAGAAACACGCCCATGATTTCGCGCTGGAATTTTCCCACAGTTATAGTGAAATATATCCGGCAACAGAAAATGCACCGGTATGTGTTCAAATGATTACTGAAGCTGCAAAATCAAATGGTTTAGACGTTGACCAAATGGAAAATCCTAACAATTGGTCAGAGGATTTCGCCTATTATACGGCCACCAACAAAGGTGCACAGTTTGGTTTTGGCTCCGGTGAGGATATACCACCGCTCCATAATCCAAATTATGATTTTCCGGATGACCTTATTGAGCCGGCAGCAAATGTATTCTTTCAGATTTATAAAAATCGATTAATGTGA
- a CDS encoding rhodanese-like domain-containing protein: MSATATLRTISAETLNRKLTGNHAPILINALDQEAFLAKHIPGSINIPTENAEIAKEVLPFMDAEIIVYCANSDCTASPELAQKLEEMGYTNVSDFEQGLAGWRKAGYELMGNDV; encoded by the coding sequence ATGAGTGCTACAGCAACATTAAGAACGATAAGCGCTGAAACTTTAAATCGGAAACTAACCGGTAATCATGCCCCCATACTGATCAATGCTTTAGATCAAGAGGCTTTTCTTGCCAAGCACATTCCCGGTTCTATAAATATCCCAACGGAAAATGCTGAAATAGCTAAGGAAGTACTCCCTTTTATGGATGCTGAAATTATCGTGTACTGTGCTAATTCGGATTGCACTGCATCGCCCGAGCTTGCTCAAAAGCTTGAAGAAATGGGATACACTAATGTTAGTGATTTTGAGCAAGGACTTGCAGGATGGAGAAAAGCCGGATATGAGCTTATGGGGAATGACGTTTGA